The sequence GGTAATCAGCTTACCCTGACCACTGGCTGGCACGGCCTGGCTGGCGGCATCACCGGCTACTGCGTTCGAAGTCTGTTGCGTGGTCTGTGCGGCCGGCTGCGGAGCGTTGTCCGTTTGCCATGCCTGCCAGATCATGAAAGACACGAACAGCAGAGCGATGAGGAGAAGATTGCGTTGCGAATCCATCGTTAGTGTTCTCTGTTATCGTCGGTTTTTGGCGGCACCGGATCATCGCCACCTGGGTTCAAAGGGTGGCATTTTAATACGCGTTTCAATGCTAACCAACTGCCTTTTATCATGCCAAACCTGCTTAATGCCTCAATTGCGTAATGAGAGCATGTCGGCTGGAAGCGACAACGAGGCCCTAGCAGCGGACTGATGACGAGCTGATAGGCCCGCACCAGCCCGATCAGGATGCGGGAGCCTGGCGACAGTGGCGACGCCATAATTTATCCAAAGCTTCCGTCAGCGCGCGGTTATCCAAATCCGCTATCCCCTTTTTGGCCACCACGACAAAATCCATCGCCGGTAATTCGTGCTGGCGCAGGCGGAAGCTTTCGCGGGTTAGGCGTTTGATCCGATTACGCTCGTGCGCGCGTTTGACGTGTTTTTTGGCGACGGTAAGACCGATGCGGGGATGCCCCAGCTGGTTCAGGCGGCCGAGGATGGTAATTTGCGGCGTGCCAGCCCGTTGTGGCTGCTGGAAGACGAAAGTGAAATGAGT comes from Serratia sarumanii and encodes:
- the yidD gene encoding membrane protein insertion efficiency factor YidD; this encodes MASPLSPGSRILIGLVRAYQLVISPLLGPRCRFQPTCSHYAIEALSRFGMIKGSWLALKRVLKCHPLNPGGDDPVPPKTDDNREH
- the rnpA gene encoding ribonuclease P protein component, with amino-acid sequence MVKLAFPRELRLLTPTHFTFVFQQPQRAGTPQITILGRLNQLGHPRIGLTVAKKHVKRAHERNRIKRLTRESFRLRQHELPAMDFVVVAKKGIADLDNRALTEALDKLWRRHCRQAPAS